The genomic region CGCCCGAGGACTGCGGCGGACCTCCTGGATTTGCACACTTTCTAGAGGTGCTTAATAACACCAAGCATCCGGAGCATAAAGAGACCAAGCAGTGGGGCGAAAGTCAAGGCTTTCGAGGAACCCAAGAAGATGAAGATCACTTGGAACTGCACCTGAGTTTAACCTACCACAAGAAAATGGAGGTTTACTATCCGGATACAGGCCTATTTGATGAATTCTATGATGATTATATGGAATAATTAATCAAAGGGGCCTCGGTTCGAGCCCAAGTGGAAAAGCAAAAAAAAGAAAAGGTCAGCCAGAATTTGGTAGAGCCGATGTTGTGCCTTTGTACTTTATTGTTCTAGTATTTTCATCAATCTATGATTCAGGTATAGCTTTTCTTTGCCTACTCTTACGGATTTTAAGAATCCCTGTTCTTCTAAAGCGATGAGGTAATTTCCAACTGTTTTCGGTGTGCCTAATCCTATATCAATCAAGTATTGTCTTTTGGTGTAAGGGAGTTTGAAGATGACTTCAACTAAATCTTTGGAATATACTTTCGGAAGCCTTTCTTTTATTTCCTGCCCGGTTGTTTCCATGAGTTGAATTATTGCTTCTAGTCTACCTAATCCCTTAATGGCGGTTGTTTCAACCATATTGAGCATGTAGATTATAAACCTTGACCAGTCCTGTTCTTCTGTAACGCTTCTTAACCCTTCGTAATATTTTTCTTTATGCTTGATGATGTATTCACTTAAGAACAGAGCAGGAATATCAAGTAGTTGCTCAAGTTTCAATTGAAGTAAAAGAAGAATGCGACCTGTTCTTCCGTTACCATCCGAAAATGGGTGTATAGCTTCAAACTGGTAGTGAGCAATTGCCATTTTTAGTAGCGGGTCTATTGAATCATTTTCATTTATAAACGCTTCGAGGTTGGCCATTTTATCCAAGATAACTTGTTCTCCTGAGGGAGGAGTGTAGATCACATCTCCTTGTGTGTTGGATAAAGTGGTACCTGGTGTTGTTCTAATTCCAGCTGTGTTTTGTTTGATACATTGCACAAGCTCTACACAAAGATTAGTTGTAATGAAAGGTTTTTGCTCGAGTCGTTCAAAGCCCAGCCAGATGGCTTGTTTATAGCTAATCACTTCTTTAGTTGCGGGGTTCTCGAACTTCTTATCAGCCACCACGGCTTTGTATAAGTCATCATTAGTTGTGATAATATTCTCTATTTCAGAACTGGCTTTTGCTTCCTGTAGGTGAATTGTGTCAAGAAATAAACTAGGATTAGGTAGGTTTCTTATTGCGCCATTTAGTTGAGCTAAAGCTCTACTAGCTTTAATGGTTTTGGTTAGAACCTCTTTAGTTGCCAGGTCTGCTTTAGGTGGAAGTAGAGGCAGGTCATTATAAGGAAGAGACTTATCGAAGCTGGTCATAAAGAGAGTAGCTTTTACACTAGAGTTTATTTCAAGTGTAAATATACCTTTTTTTTACCCTCGTTTTGCATTGAAAGGTAATCTTTACGCTCGTTTTTCAGCATGAGGTACAACTTGTCATAAACAAGCATTAGTTGAAGAAAATAAAGAGCTGTTCTGAGGCTTAGCCTAAATTCCGCAATTAATCATGAACATCCCAGATTAAACTACCCCGCTCCCCGTCGCACGTAAATAGCCCTACTCCAAAGCCCTACTAAATTAACTCAGCGGCTAAATGATCTCTAAGAAGACCTTCTGGAACGACATAAACCACCACCTCACGATCTAACAATCGATTCTGGAAAAAAAATGGCCCAAAAGATCAAAAAAGGAAAAATCCACCCGAAGTTAACCCCCGTAAAACCGGGTAAAACAGCTCAAAAAAAGGGGACTTTGCTCGACGGTGGCTCGACAGAAAAAATCAAAGCTCCTGAAAATCAGGGGCTTAAGGGTGTTTTTGGCGGTCTGGACGGGACTCGAACCCGCGACCCCATGCGTGACAGGCATGTATTCTAACCAACTGAACTACCAGACCGTGTTCTAAAGAACGTGCAAGCCTTTCCGCTTGCGGAGCGCAAATATAAAACCTTTTTCTTGAAGGAAAAGAATGCGCCTAAACTTTTTTATTAGGGTTTCTGCCTGCGGCAGGATGCACCTCTATCCTCCCCCACTCAACTATCCGCCGAGGCGACCATGATCTGGCGACAATTCGACAAGGAGTTACGGAGTCAACAGCTCGTAGCCCACAAAGTCGATTCCGTTCAAACGGTCACTCAAATGCTGATGACCGATCCGCAAAAAGTATTTTCCTTTGTCCGTTAAGGTCCATTCCGGGATATACACCCGCAACAGGCGGTCGTGCTTTCCCAGTTCATCGGCCTCGGATACGCGAACTTCTTTTTCGACCTCCTTGACCCCCGCGGTCGGATGAATCAACTTAACGTTCAAGTACAGCCGATCTAAATCGAACCCGGGTTGCAGCCCGATCACGATATTCATCTTTTCGGGATAATCCCTCGTTTTATTGATCCTTAAAAGGGCTACATCTTTATAGTACCAGATGTCACCGGTGAATTCACGCAGATCTTCATTCTGTACCACGGGCTCTACTCCCTCGGATCGAAACGACCATCGAGCCGAGAGGCTCGAATCAATAAGAGCAGCGCAGAAGGTATCGCCTTTCATCAAGGGCCAATGCTTGATCAAATGCCAATTCGTGTCCTTTAGGGCCACAAGATCGTACAACGTATCGCGTCCGATACTGAACTGAACCACCTTTTCTTCGGGCTTTTTAAGTCCCTCGACGCGAACATAAACGGCCCGCTCCTCCGCTGTTTCAGCACAATGACAGTTCGCAGGCAATACGGTGTCCCTTAGAGCCACATCCCCTTGCACCCCCGATTTCACCTTAACGGTGTCCCTTAGGGCCGGGTGCTGCTGTGTACTGTCCGGTTTGGTGGTGTCTGGCTGAGTGGTGAGCAATGAACCATAAGCCATAGGCTGTAAGCCAAAAGCCATAGGCTCTTGATCCGTAGACCTTGGACCATAAACTGTGGCCAATGAGCTATAAAATCTGGACTGTAGACCGTGAACTCCTGCAGATGCTACTACTACATCATCGCCTTTTGTATTGTAATATTGGAATGACCCGCTACTGTGAACCACACCGTCGCTGCAGCTGTAGCTGTTGCCGTTGCTGTCGCTGTTGCCGTTGCCATAGCTGTTGCTGTTGCTGTAGCCGTAGCCGTAGCCGTTGCTGTTGCCGTAGCTGTCGCTAATGCTAATGCTAATGCTAACACTAAGCGCTATCGCTAACCACCTCATCAGTACAGCTTTTGTCTTTTGAGCAGGTAAGGCAATAAAACCTGCTTGAAACCGAGGTTGATATCGGCCGGAATAAAATCAATATGATACTGAGCACAGCGCAACTCCAACTCTTTCTCCAGCTGAGTTACTCGCTTTACATACTCTTGCTGTATCTCTCCGGCCTGCACCTTAATCTCCTCGCCACTTTCCATATCCACGAACTTGTACGGTCGATTCTCAAATTCAAAATCGATCTCCGCAGCTCTATCTACGACATGAAATAACAGCACCTCGTGTTTGTTGTACTTCAAATGCTGCAGCGCCTGAAAAAGCTCATCTTGCCCCTTGTCCAACGTATCGAACATATCGCTGAAAACCACAACCAGCGAACGTTTGTGGATCTTCTCGGCGATCTCATGTAAGGCCTTTACAGCAAACGTGCCCCGCTTTTCTTCGGGCTGACCAGCAAGTAACTGCTGCTCTAACTCGTGATAAAGCAACTTGTGATGTCGGGTCGTGGTTCGCGCCGGGGTGATCGACCGTATTTCGCTGTCGAAAGTCGCCAATCCAACAGCATCGCGCTGCCGCTTCAAAATGTTCATCAGTACCGCAGCCGCATAAATACTGAACTGAATTTTATTCGGCTGTTCTATGCTCAGCTTCTTCCGAACCGGAAAGAACATACTCGAGCTCTGGTCGAGCACGATAAAGCACCTCAGATTAGTCTCTTCCTCATATCGCTTAACGAAAAGCTTGTCGGTACGCGCATAGAGCTTCCAGTCAATATGCCGAGTACTCTCACCCGTATTGTATAAACGGTGCTCAGCGAACTCCACACTGAAGCCGTGGTAGGGGCTTTTGTGCAAACCCGTGATGAACCCTTCCACCACCTGTCGCGCCAATACCTCCAGCGATCCAAAATCCCTTAATTGCTCTTCCTGTATCTCGGCCATCCGAACGAATATAAAAAAAGGGCTAATGTCGCCATTAGCCCTTCTTCCTTAATTTTCCCTATTATAACTGAGCGTCAAGCTTCCCGGCAAGTACTTCTTTCGGGGCAACTCCCACTTGCTTGTCTACAACTTCACCGTTCTTGAAGATGAGCAGCGTTGGGATATTGCGAATTCCGTACTTCATGGAAATTTCGCTGTTGTTATCCACATTTACTTTTCCAACGACCGCCTTATCAGCGTAGTCGTTCGACAATTCTTCTACGATTGGACCTACCATGCGGCATGGCCCGCACCATTCTGCCCAGAAATCAACCAATACCGGCTTTTCGGAGTTGATGGTGTCTTCAAAATTACTTTGATCTAATTCAAGTGCCATAGCGTTTCCAATTAATTAGGTGTCTTATGCAACACCACAAAATTAACTCAATTAAACTAAACCGCAAGGTCGCACATTGTTCACTTTAACGTGAACTCCAAACCTTTTATTTCTTCTAACTCCGATAGAAGTTCTTTATTGAC from Flavobacteriales bacterium harbors:
- a CDS encoding Fic family protein, with translation MTSFDKSLPYNDLPLLPPKADLATKEVLTKTIKASRALAQLNGAIRNLPNPSLFLDTIHLQEAKASSEIENIITTNDDLYKAVVADKKFENPATKEVISYKQAIWLGFERLEQKPFITTNLCVELVQCIKQNTAGIRTTPGTTLSNTQGDVIYTPPSGEQVILDKMANLEAFINENDSIDPLLKMAIAHYQFEAIHPFSDGNGRTGRILLLLQLKLEQLLDIPALFLSEYIIKHKEKYYEGLRSVTEEQDWSRFIIYMLNMVETTAIKGLGRLEAIIQLMETTGQEIKERLPKVYSKDLVEVIFKLPYTKRQYLIDIGLGTPKTVGNYLIALEEQGFLKSVRVGKEKLYLNHRLMKILEQ
- a CDS encoding DUF58 domain-containing protein; translation: MAEIQEEQLRDFGSLEVLARQVVEGFITGLHKSPYHGFSVEFAEHRLYNTGESTRHIDWKLYARTDKLFVKRYEEETNLRCFIVLDQSSSMFFPVRKKLSIEQPNKIQFSIYAAAVLMNILKRQRDAVGLATFDSEIRSITPARTTTRHHKLLYHELEQQLLAGQPEEKRGTFAVKALHEIAEKIHKRSLVVVFSDMFDTLDKGQDELFQALQHLKYNKHEVLLFHVVDRAAEIDFEFENRPYKFVDMESGEEIKVQAGEIQQEYVKRVTQLEKELELRCAQYHIDFIPADINLGFKQVLLPYLLKRQKLY
- the trxA gene encoding thioredoxin — translated: MALELDQSNFEDTINSEKPVLVDFWAEWCGPCRMVGPIVEELSNDYADKAVVGKVNVDNNSEISMKYGIRNIPTLLIFKNGEVVDKQVGVAPKEVLAGKLDAQL